The DNA segment TACTCCTCCAAGCAATCCGCGATGCACACGGACGCGTACGTGCCGCCGGCGAAGCCCTTCTGCTTGCTCAAGCTCTTGGCGTACGATATGGTCGCCTTGGCATGCGTGATGCCGACGTCGAGGGAGATGGCGGCGAGGCCGTACACGTCGGCGCGGCGGCTGCTTGGGCGGGACGTGAGCGTGGACATGCACACGTCGAAGTAGAGTGTGTGGTTGCAGGTGGAGGAGATGGCATCGGTGTCGTCGGAGAGTCCCAAAGCGGCCATGAAGGTGAAGCTGAAGCTGAAGAGGAGATACAGGGGGAGAGAGGAAGAAGGTCTGCAAGCGTCCATCTCCGGCAAACAGATGATTCTCTCCCGTGACTGCAACCCCACAAGAAGAACGTGTGGCCACATCGACTCGTACTTGGTGTGCCAATCTTTTCGGGCTCATGATTGAGCTTGTGGAGGGTGAACATTCACGAGAAGAGATTGGAGAGACTGTGGGTGTCGTTTTGGGCTCGTGATTGAGCTTGTGAAGGCTGGACATTCACGAGAAGAGACATTGGAGAGACTATGGGCATCAATAATATCCTGACATAAAGGGCAGCTATTGGAAAGGACACTTGTGTTGATGTTTTGCAGAGATTATTTTTGTGCCACAAATGAAAGATTATTTTTGTGAATGATTGCAATTGGAACTTATAGCATATTTCTATTTATAATCtctctttattatttataattttattttaattttattttaatatttaatagacataaataatttttccacttcttcttcttcttcttcttcttcttcttcttcttcttcttcttcttcttcttcctcctccatcttaGATTTGAATTGATAattctgaaattaaaaaaaaaaaagatcaaagagATATTTTGATAATTCTAAATGAATTTAAATTGCCTCTCCTAAcaactataaaaaaaatatttttagatattttgatcatttcataattaaaaatatataaaaaaaaagagataaaattttCTCTTTCAATAACTAAATATTAGCTATTTTTGggtgaatttaagaaaaaaaaatacctaaaaatccTAAAAACACCCCCCGAACCTCTCATTCTTCCTCCTATGATTAATTAAACACTCATGGCACTCTCATAAGATCTCTTTTGACTTTAATTATTATAATCATCCTTATAATAAACTCTCTTTTCCTAATTTCGATTGCGAGTGGAAGCTCAATGCATCCAACGTCAACATTTACGCTTGAGGGGAACTTCGAAAGCCTAGTTGTGCCAACACTCCATTGTCAAGTCAAAGAAAAGTTGATTTGACGATCAAAATCAATTAAATCAAACATCCTTAAACTTCATTTCAAGAAGGTTCAAAATATCGATTACTCGTTCCAAGTGATTTGTAACTACTactataaaattttcaaatttaaagaaggaggtgaatatggaatatttcaaaaaaatattaagaagaaATACCCTACACAAGCTTAggatggaaaaaaaaagaaagaaaaagcctAACTCAAATTTTTTGGGTGCCTAACTAATCCCACTTTTCAATTTTTGATTGAAAAAAAATTGTAAAGAATTAGCGAGATTTATTTCCTTCGAACGCTTTTTTTGTAGTTTTGGTGAAAAATTAATTTTGTTGGTTATTGTTAAAATGCTTTAAATCTCACTACTAAGATGTGTTACTTGTTCTACTCTTACATGTATCcttcataatttttatataaaaaaatagatttataaaTTTTGCTTCGATCTTTTGTCGGACAAATTTCTATTTATATAGATATTTGTAGTGGTCAACATACTAACAAAATAGATAGAATGATAAAAACTATGCTGGAAGAGTATTATTTggtttcataatttttttcaatTAATTTTGATAATGCTTCTACAAATATTATTATCTATTCCTGAACTATTATAACAAGTGTGTCAACCAACCTTGTGtggtgttttttttttcataatagatgtttatgtcatgttttgaatttatatataaaagaaggTCTTAgatctcttgaattttttttttctccttgtagGGTCATCCACAAATAATGAAAGAGTGGGCATAATTTTACAAACTAAATAGTAAAAGGCTCAAAAGATTTATTAGGGACGATCCTACCTGATGGAATTCAACTTATGAATTGCttatataaattttgaatataaaaAGTTATTTTGGAATGTTTTTAACGATGTtacttgatatgatatattttggCGGCTTGGACATGTCACGACTGACACTGTACGTCAAATCGGAGCCCTACGTCACCCGTCTCGTCTCAGGAGCTCGTACCAAGAAGATATGTCATACATCTCATCTCGGAAGCTTGGGGCGGTGTCGTCTGACGACGCTCTGTGCGTCCCGGAACGGCGGTCGGTCAAAAGGGTCATCCCATCTCTCGGGGGTCAGCAGCAGCGATGTCGAATCGACGCACTATCAGCCCTCGCGCCACAGAATAAAACCCCTGGCTGGCCTCCGTCCAGGGGGAggcaagaaaaaaagaaggaaaaaagtaaTCTCTCtcgttactaacttgctcgtcaGAGGGACCACGGCTAGATACCACCCAACGGAAGCCATTTTTGTAGGAGGGTGACCACTCATCAACGATGAGGGACTCGACATGGGAGCGCGATTCGCCTGACACTAAGAAGTCGCCAATCAGCCCCgatcccgaccaacgccaaccagcactccttccTGAGAGCTCGGGTACCTCATCATCCGAATCACCCTGTAGAAAGCTCCCGACATCGGCCCGTGGACCTAGttgtgctgactcaccagccacgacaTATCTGTTGTCTAATATTTTGGCGCTAAAAGGAGGGCCACGTCGCAGGAGCATCTAGTGTTTATTATGATGTTACTCATATatttttagttatattaaattaatatttttggagCTTTAGAAGAATATGAACATGATAATAAATTAAACATTaccattatgaaaataaaaatgagaTGCATCGATTATTTTCTAAAATTCCACCTATTTACCTTGTTGTAGAAATAGCTTATGAAAGTTTAGAATTAGATGTTGATATTAACTTAAATGAGTGAAATAAAAACTTAATTATTAACTTATATGACTTTTATAGTACAAATTATGGTAGACAACAAACTACTCCAAATCTTCTTAGTCCATCGATCAAGTTAGTTAGAGTAGTAGAATTAATAAGggaaaaatttattattattataaagacAAAAGAAATCGACGGATCATCGAACTCCAAGCTTAAATTTTAATAAATCATTTTTTTAAGTTTGGTGATAAAACTATAGATAT comes from the Musa acuminata AAA Group cultivar baxijiao chromosome BXJ2-8, Cavendish_Baxijiao_AAA, whole genome shotgun sequence genome and includes:
- the LOC135618254 gene encoding pectinesterase inhibitor-like; translation: MWPHVLLVGLQSRERIICLPEMDACRPSSSLPLYLLFSFSFTFMAALGLSDDTDAISSTCNHTLYFDVCMSTLTSRPSSRRADVYGLAAISLDVGITHAKATISYAKSLSKQKGFAGGTYASVCIADCLEEYKEAVQSLRDSTGALRSGSYDTVNALVSGAMTNSDTCESAFGEKPGLQSPLTERNGYFFKLCSNSIAITNLLA